In Papaver somniferum cultivar HN1 chromosome 1, ASM357369v1, whole genome shotgun sequence, a genomic segment contains:
- the LOC113316652 gene encoding protein FAR1-RELATED SEQUENCE 5-like has product MGTSAQGFDLMESGRDIEEETSNDIELETVEECDDTGENMKTIVICDEDLVKSDSSEPYVGMVFKSADDGREYYSEYGRLNGFTIRVNRKRRSRIDRAVIGFDYVCSKEGFRRKKSSKEEKVARLSRQTRVGCKAILVIAYKRDLEKWVVTNFVREHNHELMVPSEVPVRQIDKGPLNEDEKDKRIRELTTKLYNEKQRFQRQCAAYEERCDAYKAQLSKIMKDIDMHTDHLTMTVQTVVQSIKEIEDEESNHWETQAIQSETNR; this is encoded by the exons ATGGGCACATCTGCTCAAGGGTTCGATCTAATGGAGAGTGGCAGGGACATTGAAGAAGAAACTTCAAATGATATTGAGCTTGAAACAGTTGAAGAATGTGATGACACTGGTGAAAACATGAAGACGATTGttatttgtgatgaagatttagTTAAATCTGATTCGTCAGAGCCGTATGTTGGgatggtgttcaaatctgcagATGATGGTAGGGAATATTATTCTGAGTATGGCAGGCTAAATGGTTTCACTATACGTGTTAATCGCAAAAGAAGATCGCGTATTGATCGTGCAGTTATTGGTTTTGATTATGTATGTTCAAAGGAAGGATTTCGGCGAAAGAAATCATCTAAGGAAGAAAAAGTTGCTCGGCTATCCAGGCAAACTAGAGTGGGATGCAAGGCAATCTTAGTGATAGCTTACAAGAGAGACCTTGAAAAATGGGTTGTTACCAATTTCGTTAGAGAGCATAATCACGAGCTTATGGTTCCTAGTGAGGTTCCAGTCCGGCAGATAGATAAGGGTCCACTCAACGAG GATGAGAAGGATAAACGAATTAGGGAATTGACGACAAAGCTTTACAATGAGAAGCAACGGTTCCAACGACAGTGTGCAGCATATGAAGAGCGCTGCGATGCGTATAAAGCTCAGTTAAGTAAAATCATGAAAGACATTGATATGCACACCGATCACCTTACCATGACTGTTCAAACTGTTGTTCAGAGTATTAAAGAGATAGAAGATGAAGAATCAAATCATTGGGAGACCCAAGCAATTCAAA GTGAAACAAACCGGTAG